From Haloglomus litoreum, the proteins below share one genomic window:
- a CDS encoding SLC13 family permease — translation MASSNARALTLVVALLATGLVALAPVGGSLTTAGQFALATMTFAAILWVTGAIPLPLTALCIPILLTAFGVYPSFGDAVAGFADPVIFLLLAGFVLAEALQAHGIDRRIAYRILVRFGTSSRGLVAGVMVATALLSMVVSNTATVAMMVPIVLGIVDSVTDLTTAEAAGSGERASNLQVAMLLGIAYAASLGGVGTLIGTPPNAIVVGQLDELLGFEITFVEWLAIGLPMVVLLLPVAWVLLTYVVYPPEPYDVQAARERAREEHRAMGPLSPAARRTVVVFAATAGLWLLGGFEFLLGDLLPSAVRVTLFGGDGASVFGTAGHEGLLFYVLVGMVSIPVLVVSGAAEWDDLVDIDWGTLLLLGGGISLANALRDTAATRWMASVTVEALAGTSVVVVLLAVVALTVLVGELASNTAMAAILAPLLINAGPAYAAALGTTSELAAVLLAVTGAIAASYGFALPVATPPNAIVFGAGYVERDHMLRAGVLLDAVVILLTTGAAYLLIRFLWPHVLG, via the coding sequence GTGGCCTCATCGAACGCCCGCGCCCTGACCCTCGTCGTCGCACTCCTCGCCACCGGGCTGGTCGCGCTCGCCCCTGTCGGGGGGAGCCTCACCACGGCCGGTCAGTTCGCCCTCGCGACGATGACCTTCGCGGCCATCCTCTGGGTGACGGGTGCGATCCCACTCCCGCTGACGGCGCTTTGCATCCCCATCCTCCTGACGGCGTTCGGCGTCTATCCCTCGTTCGGGGACGCCGTCGCCGGCTTCGCGGACCCGGTCATCTTCCTGTTGCTGGCGGGGTTCGTGCTGGCCGAGGCGCTGCAGGCCCACGGGATCGACCGCCGCATCGCCTACCGCATCCTCGTCCGCTTCGGCACGTCCTCGCGCGGCCTCGTCGCGGGCGTGATGGTGGCGACGGCGCTGCTCTCGATGGTCGTCTCCAACACGGCCACCGTCGCGATGATGGTCCCCATCGTGCTGGGCATCGTCGACTCGGTGACCGACCTGACGACCGCCGAGGCGGCCGGCTCCGGCGAGCGGGCCTCGAACCTGCAGGTGGCGATGCTGCTGGGAATCGCCTACGCGGCCAGTCTCGGCGGCGTCGGTACCCTCATCGGGACGCCACCCAACGCCATCGTGGTCGGCCAACTGGACGAGCTGCTGGGCTTCGAGATCACCTTCGTCGAGTGGCTCGCCATCGGCCTCCCGATGGTCGTGCTGTTGCTCCCCGTCGCGTGGGTCCTCCTGACGTACGTCGTCTACCCACCCGAGCCATACGACGTGCAGGCGGCCCGCGAGCGCGCTCGCGAGGAGCATCGGGCGATGGGGCCGCTCTCGCCTGCGGCGCGACGGACCGTCGTCGTCTTCGCCGCGACCGCCGGGCTCTGGTTGCTGGGCGGCTTCGAGTTCCTCCTCGGCGACCTGCTCCCGTCGGCGGTCCGGGTGACGCTGTTCGGCGGCGACGGGGCCAGCGTCTTCGGGACCGCCGGCCACGAGGGGTTGCTGTTCTACGTCCTCGTCGGGATGGTCTCCATCCCCGTGCTCGTCGTGAGCGGCGCGGCCGAGTGGGACGACCTCGTCGACATCGACTGGGGGACGCTGTTGTTGCTGGGTGGGGGCATCTCACTCGCGAACGCCCTCCGGGATACGGCGGCCACGCGCTGGATGGCCAGCGTGACCGTCGAGGCGCTGGCCGGGACGTCGGTCGTGGTCGTCCTGCTGGCCGTGGTGGCGCTGACCGTCCTCGTGGGCGAACTGGCATCCAACACCGCGATGGCGGCCATCCTCGCGCCGCTGCTCATCAACGCCGGACCCGCCTACGCGGCCGCGCTCGGGACGACGAGCGAACTCGCAGCCGTCCTGCTGGCGGTGACTGGCGCCATCGCCGCCAGCTACGGGTTCGCGCTCCCGGTCGCGACGCCGCCGAACGCCATCGTCTTCGGCGCCGGCTACGTCGAGCGCGACCACATGCTCCGGGCGGGTGTGCTGCTGGACGCCGTCGTCATCCTGCTCACCACCGGCGCGGCCTACCTGCTCATCCGGTTCCTCTGGCCCCACGTGCTGGGGTGA
- a CDS encoding helix-turn-helix domain-containing protein yields the protein MPDAMTDYLQQDMECEGLLECFHGLKALDREVFGVLTDADEALTVDEIAAVVERERSTAYRSIQRLLGAGLIRKEQINYEQGGYCHVYRPAGGSEMAQEMQRLLNDWYAKMGQLIREFEDKYEGTQPESPLER from the coding sequence ATGCCCGACGCGATGACGGACTACCTCCAGCAGGACATGGAGTGCGAGGGGCTGCTGGAGTGTTTCCACGGCCTGAAAGCCCTCGACCGCGAGGTGTTCGGCGTCCTGACCGACGCGGACGAGGCGCTCACGGTGGACGAGATCGCCGCGGTCGTCGAGCGCGAGCGCTCCACCGCCTATCGGTCCATACAGCGGCTCCTCGGCGCTGGGCTCATCCGCAAGGAGCAGATCAACTACGAGCAGGGCGGCTACTGCCACGTCTACCGGCCCGCCGGGGGCTCGGAGATGGCCCAGGAGATGCAGCGGCTGCTCAACGACTGGTACGCGAAGATGGGCCAGCTCATCCGCGAGTTCGAGGACAAGTACGAGGGGACGCAACCGGAGTCCCCCCTCGAGCGATAG
- a CDS encoding DUF211 domain-containing protein: MAPIRRLVLDVLKPHEPSVLEFSRRVADVDSIEAVNASLIELDNEVQNLKLTFEGTDIEFAAVEDAIEGQGGTVHSVDQVACGDYLVDERPTPQDR; encoded by the coding sequence ATGGCCCCCATTCGTCGCCTCGTACTGGACGTGCTGAAGCCCCACGAGCCGTCGGTACTGGAGTTCAGCCGACGGGTCGCGGATGTCGACAGTATCGAGGCGGTCAACGCGTCGCTCATCGAACTCGACAACGAGGTGCAGAACCTGAAGCTCACCTTCGAGGGCACGGACATCGAGTTCGCGGCGGTCGAGGACGCCATCGAGGGACAGGGCGGGACCGTCCACTCCGTCGACCAGGTGGCCTGTGGCGACTACCTCGTCGACGAACGACCGACACCACAGGACCGCTGA
- a CDS encoding pyridoxal-phosphate-dependent aminotransferase family protein, which translates to MTKKSEYTGDYPDKTLYLPGPTEVREDVIEAMAEPMFGHRMDRMTDLYTTIVEDTKEFLGTTNDVIVLTASGTEFWEATTMNLVEDRMLVPTSGSFSERQANVAERLGKEVDRIEYEWGTAVKPEDVRDALESGEDYDAVGMVMNETSTGVRNPVEEVGDLLGDYPDTYFVVDAISCLGGDFVDVEEHNIDCIFTSTQKAFAMPPGLAVCTVSDAAYERELDKESASWYGGFQRCLDYYDRKGQTHSTPAIPLMLAYRKQMKHMLEEGHDARDQRHQEMAEYTRDWAREHFGLFPEEGYESQTVTCVENTAGIDVAATIEQVSEEYDMVFSNGYGDIGEQTFRIGHMGEHDVESIRALTDAIEDVAGL; encoded by the coding sequence GTGACCAAGAAGAGCGAGTACACGGGCGATTACCCCGACAAGACGCTGTATCTCCCCGGTCCGACCGAGGTCCGCGAGGACGTCATCGAGGCGATGGCCGAGCCGATGTTCGGCCACCGGATGGACCGGATGACCGACCTCTACACCACCATCGTCGAGGACACGAAGGAGTTCCTCGGCACCACGAACGACGTCATCGTCCTGACGGCCTCGGGCACGGAGTTCTGGGAGGCGACGACGATGAACCTCGTCGAGGACCGGATGCTCGTGCCCACGTCGGGCAGTTTCAGCGAGCGCCAGGCCAACGTCGCCGAGCGCCTCGGCAAGGAGGTCGACCGCATCGAGTACGAGTGGGGCACGGCCGTCAAGCCCGAGGACGTGCGCGACGCGCTGGAGTCCGGCGAGGACTACGACGCCGTCGGGATGGTGATGAACGAGACCTCCACGGGCGTCCGCAACCCGGTCGAGGAGGTGGGCGATCTCCTCGGGGACTACCCGGACACCTACTTCGTCGTCGACGCCATCTCCTGTCTCGGCGGCGACTTCGTCGACGTCGAGGAGCACAACATCGACTGCATCTTCACGTCGACGCAGAAGGCGTTCGCGATGCCGCCGGGGCTCGCGGTCTGTACGGTCAGCGACGCGGCCTACGAGCGCGAACTCGACAAGGAGTCGGCCTCGTGGTACGGCGGCTTCCAGCGCTGCCTGGACTACTACGACCGCAAGGGCCAGACCCACTCGACGCCCGCGATTCCGCTGATGCTGGCCTACCGCAAGCAGATGAAGCACATGCTGGAGGAGGGCCACGACGCGCGCGACCAGCGCCACCAGGAGATGGCCGAGTACACGCGCGACTGGGCCCGCGAGCACTTCGGCCTCTTCCCCGAGGAGGGCTACGAGTCACAGACCGTGACGTGCGTCGAGAACACCGCCGGCATCGACGTGGCCGCGACCATCGAACAGGTCAGCGAGGAGTACGACATGGTCTTCTCGAACGGCTACGGCGACATCGGCGAGCAGACGTTCCGTATCGGGCACATGGGCGAACACGACGTCGAGAGCATCAGGGCACTCACCGACGCTATCGAGGACGTCGCCGGCCTGTAA
- a CDS encoding NAD(P)/FAD-dependent oxidoreductase encodes MTRDVVIVGGGTGGAVLANDLADRFASEIDAGDVRVTLVNDSDDHVYKPVWLYVPFGKREPSDGRRPLRDLVDSRVDVVIDRVTDIDTDAQRLTYRDGSGPGRYDKLVLATGSRLAPEEIPGLVEGGHDYYTEEGALALQEELLSFTEGHLVLSVIGSPHMCPAAPLEFVFMADDWFRKRGLREDIDITYTYPIQRVHGNPHIAEWAAPLMEERDINVETFFNAEEIDAENGVMTSMEGGELDYDLLVTIPPHRGIDLVEEAGLGDRGWVEVDKGTLEAVHADNVYAIGDTADTGVPKAGSVAHYQAGVVAQRIASELRDRPATEVYHGKTVCFIETGMDAASYVEFDYENPPTPPAPSKKLHWAKLAYNESYWLTARGLL; translated from the coding sequence ATGACCCGAGATGTCGTCATCGTGGGCGGCGGGACAGGCGGCGCCGTCCTCGCCAACGACCTGGCCGACCGGTTCGCGTCGGAGATCGACGCGGGCGACGTGCGCGTCACGCTCGTCAACGACAGCGATGACCACGTCTACAAACCGGTCTGGCTGTACGTCCCGTTCGGCAAGCGCGAGCCGTCGGACGGCCGGCGACCCCTCCGCGACCTGGTCGACAGCCGTGTCGATGTCGTCATCGACCGTGTCACGGACATCGACACGGACGCCCAGCGCCTGACCTACCGCGACGGTAGCGGGCCGGGCCGGTACGACAAACTGGTGCTCGCGACGGGGTCGCGACTCGCGCCCGAGGAGATCCCCGGCCTGGTCGAGGGAGGCCACGACTACTACACCGAGGAGGGTGCGCTGGCGCTGCAGGAGGAACTGCTCTCGTTCACCGAGGGGCACCTCGTCCTGAGCGTCATCGGGTCACCCCACATGTGCCCGGCGGCGCCGCTGGAGTTCGTCTTCATGGCCGACGACTGGTTCCGCAAGCGTGGCCTCCGCGAGGACATCGACATCACCTACACCTACCCCATCCAGCGCGTCCACGGCAACCCCCACATCGCGGAGTGGGCGGCACCGCTGATGGAGGAGCGGGACATCAACGTCGAGACGTTCTTCAACGCCGAGGAGATCGACGCCGAGAACGGCGTGATGACCTCGATGGAGGGCGGCGAACTCGACTACGACCTGCTCGTCACCATCCCGCCCCACCGGGGCATCGACCTGGTGGAGGAGGCGGGGCTCGGCGACCGCGGCTGGGTCGAGGTCGACAAGGGGACGCTGGAGGCCGTCCACGCCGACAACGTCTACGCCATCGGCGACACCGCCGACACGGGCGTCCCGAAGGCCGGCAGCGTCGCGCACTACCAGGCCGGCGTCGTCGCCCAGCGCATCGCCAGCGAACTCCGGGACCGCCCCGCGACGGAGGTCTACCACGGCAAGACGGTCTGCTTCATCGAGACCGGCATGGACGCGGCCTCGTACGTCGAGTTCGACTACGAGAACCCGCCGACGCCACCGGCACCGTCGAAGAAGCTCCACTGGGCGAAACTCGCGTACAACGAGTCCTACTGGCTGACCGCACGGGGGCTGCTCTGA
- a CDS encoding VIT1/CCC1 transporter family protein, whose translation MSPLRQRLAQVLSREDVLPIARRYFVSNGFDGTLTCIGVVVGAVLSGIPDGATVIKIGLGAAVGLGTSAVWSVWEIERAETKAEIIRMERAMLTDLDDTRIQRERSTARLLHAMASGLGPILGILIPLSPFLLEGGLLTMVEAALLAVGLGIGVLGVFGAYMGSISGQRWYVAAARMALAGLVVAVINLFLPG comes from the coding sequence GTGTCGCCCCTCCGACAGCGGCTGGCACAGGTCCTCTCGCGTGAGGACGTCCTCCCCATCGCCCGTCGCTACTTCGTCTCCAACGGCTTCGACGGGACGCTCACCTGCATCGGCGTCGTCGTCGGTGCGGTCCTCTCCGGCATCCCCGACGGCGCGACGGTTATCAAAATCGGCCTCGGTGCAGCGGTCGGTCTGGGCACGTCGGCGGTCTGGAGCGTCTGGGAGATCGAGCGTGCCGAGACGAAGGCGGAGATCATCCGGATGGAGCGGGCGATGCTGACCGACCTCGACGACACCCGCATCCAGCGCGAGCGCTCGACCGCCCGCCTCCTCCACGCGATGGCCAGCGGCCTCGGGCCGATACTCGGCATCCTCATCCCGCTCTCCCCGTTCCTGCTGGAGGGGGGCCTCCTGACGATGGTCGAGGCCGCCCTCCTCGCCGTCGGGCTCGGCATCGGCGTTCTCGGCGTCTTCGGCGCCTACATGGGCTCGATCTCCGGGCAGCGCTGGTACGTCGCCGCCGCGCGGATGGCGCTGGCCGGACTCGTGGTCGCCGTCATCAACCTCTTCCTGCCCGGGTGA
- a CDS encoding DUF7512 family protein, with product MFGIENLTGPTGAAILIGAVLLEALVLYVGYGALERVLGPTIARVLRGE from the coding sequence ATGTTCGGTATTGAGAACCTCACGGGGCCGACGGGCGCCGCCATCCTCATCGGGGCGGTACTGCTCGAGGCACTCGTGTTGTACGTCGGGTACGGGGCGCTGGAGCGCGTGCTCGGCCCGACCATCGCCCGGGTCCTCCGGGGTGAGTGA
- a CDS encoding DUF1684 domain-containing protein produces the protein MRTDWKQQLRHQRQRKETYFAESEHSALTPHERADFDGLSHYPPVGAYRFRVPLHEHDEKSRVTVATSTEGEQEYVRWGEFRVDIDGQAVVVQAYKSDPGEDRLWVPFRDATSGDETYGAGRYLDLEPEEHRSEDGTWLLDFNEAYNPTCAYSDRYECPLPPAENWLEVPIEAGEKAYH, from the coding sequence ATGCGCACCGACTGGAAGCAGCAGCTCCGACACCAGCGACAGCGAAAGGAGACGTACTTCGCGGAGAGCGAGCACTCGGCGCTCACGCCCCATGAGCGGGCGGACTTCGACGGCCTCTCGCACTACCCGCCCGTCGGGGCCTACCGGTTCCGCGTCCCGCTCCACGAGCACGACGAGAAATCGCGGGTCACGGTCGCCACCAGCACCGAGGGCGAACAGGAGTACGTCCGCTGGGGCGAGTTCCGCGTCGACATCGACGGCCAGGCGGTGGTCGTGCAGGCCTACAAGAGCGACCCCGGCGAGGACCGGCTCTGGGTGCCGTTCCGCGACGCGACGAGCGGCGACGAGACCTACGGCGCCGGCCGCTACCTCGACCTCGAGCCGGAGGAACACCGCTCGGAGGACGGGACGTGGCTGCTGGACTTCAACGAGGCGTACAACCCAACGTGTGCCTACTCCGACCGGTACGAGTGTCCGCTGCCGCCGGCCGAGAACTGGCTGGAGGTTCCTATCGAGGCCGGCGAGAAAGCCTACCACTGA
- a CDS encoding FAD-dependent oxidoreductase, translated as MVDTFVVVGGDAAGMSAASKAKREDPDLDIVVFEKGEWVSYAACGMPYYVKGEIDELEDLVQVTAEEFREERDIDLRTGHEVVGIDPEARTVRVEGPNGEFDQPYDQLLVATGAHAVKPPFDGIDLDGVFTIHSMDHADAIQEYVTERDPQSAAIVGGGYVGIEMAEALDERGLEVHMYEMLPHVLQPFGDSVATVVEAHLREQGIELHLDTAVQGFTGDGAVDGVALEDETVPADIVVVGVGVAPNVALAEDAGIEIGETGAIATDAYGRTNVDHIYAAGDCAEAHNVVTDAPDHVPLALTANRAGRAIGQSVTGTPTEVGGMAGTAIVKAFDLGAARSGLTDEEQARDAGFDPVSVEIQAPSRAHYYPGATELTVMLMADRPSGRVIGASIVGREGVKRIDTVATALHADLTVAEVENLDLAYAPPFSPVWDPVATAARVLSGKVD; from the coding sequence ATGGTAGATACGTTCGTCGTCGTCGGCGGGGACGCAGCAGGAATGAGCGCGGCGAGCAAGGCCAAGCGGGAGGACCCGGACCTCGATATCGTCGTCTTCGAGAAGGGCGAGTGGGTGTCGTACGCGGCCTGCGGGATGCCGTACTACGTGAAGGGCGAGATCGACGAACTGGAGGATCTCGTGCAGGTGACAGCCGAGGAGTTCCGCGAGGAGCGCGACATCGACCTCCGGACGGGTCACGAGGTGGTCGGCATCGACCCCGAGGCCCGCACCGTGCGGGTCGAGGGGCCCAACGGCGAGTTCGACCAGCCGTACGACCAGCTCCTCGTCGCCACAGGTGCCCACGCCGTGAAGCCGCCGTTCGACGGTATCGACCTCGACGGCGTGTTCACCATCCACTCGATGGACCACGCCGACGCCATCCAGGAGTACGTCACGGAGCGTGACCCCCAGAGCGCGGCCATCGTCGGCGGCGGCTACGTCGGCATCGAGATGGCAGAAGCGCTCGACGAGCGCGGCCTCGAGGTCCACATGTACGAGATGCTGCCCCACGTCCTCCAGCCGTTCGGCGACTCCGTGGCGACCGTCGTCGAGGCCCACCTCCGCGAGCAGGGCATCGAACTCCACCTCGACACCGCGGTCCAGGGGTTCACCGGCGACGGCGCCGTCGACGGCGTGGCGCTGGAGGACGAGACCGTCCCCGCCGACATCGTGGTCGTCGGTGTCGGCGTGGCGCCGAACGTCGCGCTCGCCGAGGACGCGGGCATCGAGATCGGCGAGACGGGGGCCATCGCCACGGACGCGTACGGCCGGACGAACGTCGACCACATCTACGCCGCCGGGGACTGCGCGGAGGCGCACAACGTCGTCACCGACGCCCCCGACCACGTGCCGCTCGCGCTGACCGCGAACCGGGCCGGGCGCGCCATCGGCCAGAGCGTGACCGGGACGCCGACCGAGGTCGGCGGGATGGCGGGGACGGCCATCGTGAAGGCGTTCGACCTCGGCGCGGCCCGGTCGGGGCTCACCGACGAGGAGCAGGCCCGCGATGCGGGGTTCGACCCCGTCTCCGTCGAGATACAGGCCCCCTCACGGGCGCACTACTACCCCGGTGCGACGGAGTTGACGGTGATGCTCATGGCCGACCGACCCAGCGGTCGGGTCATCGGGGCCAGCATCGTCGGGCGTGAGGGCGTCAAGCGTATCGACACCGTCGCAACCGCACTCCACGCCGACCTGACCGTCGCGGAGGTCGAGAACCTCGACCTCGCGTACGCGCCGCCGTTCAGCCCGGTCTGGGACCCCGTCGCCACCGCGGCGCGGGTGCTGAGTGGAAAGGTGGACTGA
- a CDS encoding DUF1641 domain-containing protein: MTDEETPRTETDGSGEAAEASEAAEAEAESGTDEAAAAAATEATDETPAGPTGREQLESAIEENPEAVATFVRRLDAVNELLDVLALGEEAMTDEMVVELADTGSTLAESADGLATEETVRLAESIGANGDELADALETLVDLQRRGTLQELAEVAEVVSLASDALTDEMVVSLAGTGASLGELADTAAEPDTRDGLARLLSAVGTAERTERASPSTLSLVKSLRDDDVKQGMAYVIALAKAIGAGAGDPTGED; the protein is encoded by the coding sequence ATGACCGACGAGGAGACCCCCCGGACAGAGACGGACGGCTCCGGCGAGGCGGCCGAAGCATCCGAGGCGGCCGAGGCGGAGGCCGAGAGCGGGACCGACGAGGCGGCCGCGGCAGCGGCGACCGAGGCCACCGACGAGACCCCTGCCGGACCGACCGGCCGCGAACAGCTCGAATCGGCCATCGAGGAGAACCCGGAGGCCGTCGCGACGTTCGTCCGGCGGCTGGACGCGGTCAACGAGCTGCTGGACGTGCTGGCACTCGGCGAGGAGGCGATGACCGACGAGATGGTCGTCGAGCTGGCCGACACGGGGTCGACGCTGGCCGAGTCCGCCGACGGCCTCGCCACCGAGGAGACGGTGCGACTCGCCGAGAGCATCGGCGCCAACGGCGACGAACTGGCCGACGCGCTGGAGACGCTCGTCGACCTCCAGCGCCGGGGCACGCTGCAGGAACTCGCAGAGGTCGCGGAGGTCGTCTCGCTGGCGAGCGACGCGCTGACCGACGAGATGGTCGTCTCGCTCGCCGGGACAGGCGCCAGCCTCGGCGAACTGGCCGACACCGCCGCCGAGCCCGACACCCGTGACGGCCTCGCCCGACTCCTCTCGGCGGTGGGAACCGCCGAGCGGACCGAGCGGGCGTCACCCAGCACGCTCTCGCTCGTGAAGTCGCTCCGTGACGACGACGTCAAGCAGGGGATGGCGTACGTGATCGCCCTCGCGAAGGCCATCGGTGCGGGCGCCGGCGACCCGACTGGAGAGGACTGA
- a CDS encoding universal stress protein, whose amino-acid sequence MRAVYATDLSDAIETAMGSRICLECLERYGITEIHLVHVTSPNVTTGMPGSDFGKRARTGLDRQRELLAAEGFDVETHVVRGTPHRRINGLAEQVNADLIIVGSRGKSPLRERFIGGTARNVARTAVRPLLVQRILEDEGGHEVANEHLFQRVLYATDFSENAERAFEQFRTLKRATQEATLVHVAPPERRSEPEVVENAEERLAELADRLEGMGIETRTMVRQGEASEEILAAEAEVDPTSILMGSRGRSRLRRLLLGSTSERVTARANANVLLVPPVAVR is encoded by the coding sequence ATGCGCGCCGTCTACGCCACCGACCTGTCCGACGCCATCGAGACCGCCATGGGCTCTCGCATCTGCCTGGAGTGCCTCGAGCGGTACGGAATCACCGAGATCCACCTCGTCCACGTGACCAGTCCGAACGTGACGACCGGGATGCCCGGCAGCGACTTCGGCAAGCGGGCCCGGACGGGCCTCGACCGCCAGCGCGAACTGCTGGCGGCCGAGGGGTTCGACGTGGAGACCCACGTCGTCCGCGGGACGCCCCACCGCCGCATCAACGGGCTGGCAGAGCAGGTGAACGCGGACCTCATCATCGTGGGGTCGCGCGGGAAGAGCCCGCTCCGCGAGCGGTTCATCGGCGGAACCGCCCGGAACGTCGCCCGAACGGCCGTCCGGCCGCTGCTGGTCCAGCGCATCCTCGAGGACGAGGGCGGCCACGAGGTCGCCAACGAGCACCTGTTCCAGCGAGTGCTGTACGCGACGGACTTCTCGGAGAACGCCGAGCGGGCGTTCGAGCAGTTCCGTACCCTCAAGCGGGCCACGCAGGAGGCGACGCTGGTCCACGTGGCCCCGCCCGAGCGCCGCTCGGAGCCGGAGGTGGTCGAGAACGCCGAGGAGCGCCTCGCGGAGCTGGCCGACCGGCTGGAGGGGATGGGTATCGAGACGCGGACGATGGTCCGACAGGGCGAGGCCAGCGAGGAGATCCTCGCGGCCGAGGCCGAGGTGGACCCGACGAGCATCCTCATGGGCTCGCGCGGGCGGAGCCGGCTCCGCCGGCTCCTGCTGGGGAGCACGTCCGAGCGCGTGACGGCGCGGGCGAACGCCAACGTCCTGCTCGTCCCGCCGGTCGCCGTGCGCTGA
- a CDS encoding helix-turn-helix domain-containing protein, with protein sequence MPDPMSEQLQQDMECEGLLECFHGLKELDKDCFQAIVGAEEAMTVEEIAEAVDREHSTAYRAVQRLLKAGFVQKEQINYDHGGYYHVYYPTDAQKMSADMQRMLNDWYAKMGQLIREFEDKYEGTGAVELPS encoded by the coding sequence ATGCCAGACCCGATGTCAGAGCAACTCCAGCAGGATATGGAGTGTGAGGGGCTGCTGGAGTGCTTCCACGGGCTCAAGGAGCTCGACAAGGACTGCTTCCAGGCGATCGTCGGCGCGGAGGAGGCGATGACCGTCGAGGAGATCGCCGAGGCGGTCGACCGTGAACACTCGACGGCCTACCGTGCGGTCCAGCGGCTCCTGAAGGCCGGCTTCGTCCAGAAGGAGCAGATCAACTACGACCACGGCGGATACTACCACGTCTACTACCCCACCGACGCCCAGAAGATGTCCGCCGACATGCAGCGGATGCTCAACGACTGGTACGCGAAGATGGGCCAGCTCATCCGCGAGTTCGAGGACAAGTACGAGGGCACCGGCGCCGTCGAACTCCCGAGCTGA
- a CDS encoding sulfurtransferase TusA family protein produces MSETQAEKTVDSRGAACPGPLMDLVGAIREVDSGTVVALLSDNDQSLVDVPEWAAESGNEVVGTEEAEDHYRILVRKA; encoded by the coding sequence ATGAGCGAGACACAGGCGGAGAAGACGGTCGATTCGCGGGGGGCTGCCTGCCCTGGTCCCCTGATGGACCTCGTCGGCGCGATCCGCGAGGTCGACTCCGGAACCGTGGTCGCCCTGCTGAGCGACAACGACCAGTCGCTGGTCGACGTGCCCGAGTGGGCCGCCGAGTCCGGGAACGAGGTCGTCGGGACCGAGGAGGCAGAGGACCACTACCGCATCCTGGTGAGGAAAGCATGA
- a CDS encoding sulfite exporter TauE/SafE family protein has protein sequence MFASFGVLIGLLFGFFGMGGSFLVTPALLVMGYKPDVAVASGLAFVFGTSVIATLKHRDLGQVDYKLGVLMIAGTTAGIEVGRIGLHWLQDAGLADTFVSIAYVALLGGIGVFVTYTALKGDGDGGVSHDAADGEIDADDIPDIAKKIQSYRVPPMMKLKGGIRVSLWMILGVAFATGLLSGLLGVGGGFIRMPALFYLIGVPVPVAVGTDLFEIVFSGGIGSFLYAMDGAVDLAIVVPLLAGSALGARLGAAATSLVDEDDIKVYFGVMLLLGAIAVAVRKIGGVVEMPVLDTVALVIIIGAALLVSGAVVVSSIRELRTAETSTTAQTAD, from the coding sequence ATGTTCGCGAGCTTCGGCGTCCTCATCGGCCTCCTGTTCGGCTTCTTCGGCATGGGTGGGTCCTTCCTGGTCACGCCCGCACTGCTGGTGATGGGGTACAAACCGGACGTGGCGGTCGCGTCCGGCCTGGCGTTCGTCTTCGGGACCTCCGTCATCGCCACCCTGAAACACCGCGACCTCGGCCAGGTCGACTACAAGCTCGGCGTGCTGATGATCGCCGGGACGACCGCGGGCATCGAGGTCGGCCGCATCGGATTGCACTGGCTCCAGGACGCGGGACTGGCCGATACCTTCGTCAGTATCGCGTACGTCGCGCTGCTGGGCGGCATCGGCGTCTTCGTCACCTACACCGCACTGAAAGGTGACGGCGACGGTGGCGTGAGCCACGACGCGGCCGACGGGGAGATCGACGCGGACGACATCCCCGACATCGCGAAGAAGATCCAGTCCTACCGCGTCCCCCCGATGATGAAGCTCAAGGGCGGCATCAGGGTGTCGCTCTGGATGATCCTCGGCGTGGCCTTCGCCACGGGGCTGCTGTCGGGCCTGCTCGGCGTCGGCGGCGGCTTCATCCGCATGCCCGCGCTGTTCTACCTCATCGGCGTCCCGGTCCCTGTCGCGGTCGGGACGGACCTGTTCGAGATCGTCTTCTCGGGCGGGATCGGCAGCTTCCTGTACGCCATGGACGGCGCGGTCGACCTGGCCATCGTCGTCCCGCTGCTGGCGGGGAGCGCCCTCGGTGCCCGGCTCGGCGCCGCCGCCACGAGCCTCGTCGACGAGGACGACATCAAGGTCTACTTCGGCGTCATGCTGCTGCTGGGCGCCATCGCGGTCGCCGTCCGGAAGATCGGTGGCGTCGTCGAGATGCCCGTCCTCGACACCGTGGCCCTGGTCATCATCATCGGCGCCGCGCTGCTCGTCAGCGGCGCGGTGGTCGTCAGCTCCATCCGCGAGCTGCGGACGGCTGAGACCTCGACCACGGCACAGACCGCGGACTGA